One genomic region from Vitis riparia cultivar Riparia Gloire de Montpellier isolate 1030 chromosome 17, EGFV_Vit.rip_1.0, whole genome shotgun sequence encodes:
- the LOC117904009 gene encoding pentatricopeptide repeat-containing protein At2g29760, chloroplastic-like translates to MNTQTFYFLLQKCGSLEKLKQIHGKAVTLGLLCSKRQHLACKLLNTYTQLGSPVDAQKVFNHIQNPDIVSWTCLISLYLHTSQPCKAFSIFSHLFHSGLRPDSFCVVGAVSACGHRKDLSNGRIVHGMVFRFELGSDPIVGNALIDMYSRSGAIEVACSVFKTMEIKDVSSWTSLLNGFIKCNDIEAARRIFDEMPMRNSVSWTAMITGYVQGEVPIPGLELFQEMRAEGKDWPTVITIVAVLSGCADIGAFDLGSSVHGYVNKTNLDLDVTVNNALMDMYAKSGALVLALKIFQEMPKRDVFSWTTMISGLALHGKGTHALEAFSDMSKSGVVPNEVTLLSVLSACSHAGLVVEGRSLFQKMVQCHGIKPKIQHYGCMVDLLGRAGLLREAKELIEHMPIKPDSVIWRSLLSACLVHGNLAMAEMAGKMIIELEPDDDGVYILLWNIYCSASRWEDALKARKAMRDRRVKKKPGCSWVEVNGVVHEFLAEDAVHCIRADVYTVLEAITEQMKDLDK, encoded by the coding sequence ATGAACACTCAAACCTTCTATTTCCTGCTACAAAAATGTGGGAGCCTTGAGAAGCTGAAGCAAATCCATGGAAAGGCAGTAACTTTAGGATTACTCTGCAGCAAACGCCAGCACTTGGCCTGCAAATTACTCAACACCTACACCCAACTGGGCAGCCCAGTCGATGCCCAGAAGGTTTTCAACCACATTCAAAACCCAGATATAGTCTCATGGACATGTCTAATTTCTCTCTATTTGCACACTTCTCAGCCATGCAAAGCCTTCTCTATCTTCTCCCACTTGTTTCACAGTGGCCTCAGGCCTGATAGCTTCTGTGTTGTCGGAGCTGTATCTGCTTGCGGCCATAGGAAAGATCTGAGTAATGGAAGAATAGTTCATGGGATGGTTTTTAGATTTGAGTTGGGTTCAGACCCCATTGTGGGCAATGCGTTGATTGATATGTATAGCAGAAGTGGTGCAATTGAGGTGGCCTGTTCAGTGTTCAAGACCATGGAAATTAAGGATGTGTCTTCTTGGACCAGTTTGCTTAATGGGTTTATCAAGTGCAATGATATTGAGGCTGCTCGTCGAATATTCGATGAAATGCCGATGAGGAACTCGGTTTCTTGGACTGCAATGATCACCGGGTACGTTCAGGGTGAGGTCCCGATTCCAGGGTTGGAACTGTTTCAGGAAATGAGAGCAGAAGGGAAGGATTGGCCTACTGTGATCACCATAGTGGCTGTCCTTTCGGGTTGTGCTGATATTGGGGCATTTGATCTTGGAAGCTCTGTTCATGGTTATGTTAACAAAACCAATCTAGATTTGGATGTCACTGTGAACAATGCTCTGATGGATATGTACGCAAAGAGTGGTGCCCTTGTGTTGGCTCTGAAGATCTTCCAGGAGATGCCTAAAAGGGATGTGTTTTCATGGACTACCATGATTTCTGGGCTTGCCCTTCATGGGAAAGGGACGCATGCACTTGAGGCTTTTTCAGACATGTCAAAGTCAGGCGTCGTGCCTAATGAGGTTACACTTTTGTCGGTTCTATCAGCTTGTAGCCATGCAGGACTGGTTGTCGAGGGCCGGAGCTTGTTCCAGAAGATGGTTCAGTGCCATGGAATTAAGCCCAAGATTCAGCACTATGGGTGTATGGTGGATCTTCTTGGCCGAGCAGGGCTTTTGAGAGAAGCAAAAGAGTTAATTGAGCATATGCCCATTAAACCCGATTCTGTGATCTGGAGATCGCTGCTTAGTGCTTGTTTAGTTCATGGAAATTTGGCAATGGCTGAAATGGCAGGGAAAATGATAATTGAATTAGAACCAGATGATGATGGGGTGTATATACTTCTATGGAATATCTATTGTTCTGCAAGTAGGTGGGAGGATGCTCTGAAGGCAAGAAAGGCGATGAGGGACCGAAGGGTTAAGAAAAAACCCGGATGTAGTTGGGTTGAGGTGAATGGTGTTGTTCATGAATTCCTTGCAGAAGACGCAGTTCATTGCATCCGTGCAGACGTTTATACTGTTCTTGAAGCGATCACAGAGCAGATGAAGGATTTGGACAAATAA